The following are encoded together in the Rana temporaria chromosome 12, aRanTem1.1, whole genome shotgun sequence genome:
- the LOC120919462 gene encoding keratin, type I cytoskeletal 42-like: MIHRGLLTWKSTTLHLPSCTMSCHWKSGSVRSVSSMSSHRVSSLAGDLAIAAEHYSVGSHGANDSLLHGGEKETMQNLNIRLASYLDKVKALEDANADLEAKIKEWYIKHQPKVEDYSPFFRIIEDLKCKILAESCENSRIVLQIDNARLAAEDFKIKYENELFLYQSVESDICSLRRVLEELTFAKSTLAPQLESLKEELDCMKRNHEEELNSLKGERADVNVEMNAAPGVDLTKLLNDMRSQYEDIAEQNRQKAAEWFNEKSAELNKEIGHSTELVECHKTQLTELRRTLQELEIELQAQLAMKKSLECSLAETERCYSTQLAQLQGVVGNLEEQLSQARNDLERQNSEYKLLLDIKTRLEQEIETYRRLLDGEAWHCKEVSIPVKEPNKTRKVTTIVEEVVNGRIVSHKVNATEEKLKI, translated from the exons ATGATCCACCGAGGGCTTCTTACTTGGAAATCTACAACGTTGCACCTGCCATCTTGCACCATGTCCTGCCATTGGAAAAGTGGATCTGTAAGATCAGTTAGCAGCATGAGCAGCCACAGGGTCAGCAGTCTGGCTGGGGACTTGGCTATAGCAGCTGAACACTATTCAGTTGGGAGTCATGGAGCCAATGATAGTCTTCTGCATGGAGGAGAAAAGGAGACCATGCAAAACCTCAACATTCGACTAGCTTCTTACTTGGATAAAGTCAAGGCTCTGGAAGATGCCAACGCTGACCTTGAGGCAAAAATCAAGGAGTGGTACATTAAACATCAGCCAAAAGTAGAGGACTACAGCCCATTCTTTCGCATAATTGAGGATCTCAAATGCAAG atctTAGCTGAAAGTTGTGAAAATTCCCGAATTGTGCTACAGATAGACAATGCCAGGCTGGCTGCTGAGGACTTCAAAATTAA GTATGAGAATGAACTGTTCCTTTATCAGAGTGTGGAATCAGACATATGCAGTCTGCGTAGGGTATTAGAAGAACTGACATTTGCCAAGTCCACCCTGGCACCACAGCTTGAGAGTCTGAAGGAAGAGCTTGATTGCATGAAGAGGAACCATGAAGAG GAGCTTAATTCTCTAAAGGGAGAGCGAGCCGACGTCAATGTGGAAATGAATGCTGCCCCTGGAGTGGACCTAACCAAACTTCTCAATGACATGAGATCCCAGTATGAAGATATCGCAGAACAGAACAGACAGAAGGCTGCCGAATGGTTCAATGAAAAG agtgcagagctcaacAAGGAGATTGGCCACAGCACTGAATTGGTTGAATGTCACAAGACGCAGTTGACAGAGCTAAGACGTACTCTTCAAGAACTGGAGATTGAGCTGCAGGCACAACTTGCTATG AAAAAGTCTCTTGAGTGCTCCCTGGCAGAGACAGAGCGATGCTACAGCACACAGCTGGCACAATTGCAGGGTGTTGTAGGAAACTTAGAAGAACAGCTTAGCCAGGCCCGCAATGATCTGGAACGTCAGAATTCTGAGTACAAACTTCTACTGGATATCAAGACCCGTCTGGAACAGGAGATCGAGACATACCGCAGACTTCTTGACGGAGAGGC ATGGCATTGCAAAGAAGTATCAATCCCTGTGAAAg